A window of Desertibacillus haloalkaliphilus contains these coding sequences:
- a CDS encoding NUDIX hydrolase, producing the protein MSVESIKNQLQGRKAKILGHENFLKSAVMIPLIERNGEINLLFEVRSHQLRRQPGEICFPGGKVDESDKDEEHTAIRELCEELGLPANQINTVASLDYVVTPFDSLIYPFVGEIAPHAVISHNPLEVDEVFYVPLDYFLEAKPQRFDINLKVEPEKNFPYHLIPNGKNYNWRVGAIPEYFYEYNDYVIWGLTARILHHFLELIRTNV; encoded by the coding sequence TTGAGTGTTGAATCCATTAAAAATCAACTTCAAGGTCGAAAGGCCAAGATTCTTGGTCATGAGAATTTTTTAAAGTCTGCTGTAATGATACCACTTATCGAAAGGAATGGGGAGATAAACCTGTTGTTTGAGGTACGCTCTCATCAACTACGAAGGCAACCAGGGGAGATTTGCTTTCCAGGAGGCAAAGTTGACGAAAGTGATAAAGATGAGGAACATACAGCGATTCGTGAGCTCTGTGAGGAACTCGGTTTGCCAGCGAATCAAATCAACACAGTAGCATCCCTTGACTATGTCGTAACGCCATTTGATTCATTAATTTACCCATTTGTCGGTGAAATTGCCCCTCATGCGGTGATAAGCCATAACCCATTAGAAGTTGATGAGGTCTTCTATGTTCCACTGGACTATTTTCTTGAAGCAAAACCACAACGTTTTGATATCAATCTTAAAGTGGAGCCTGAAAAAAATTTTCCTTACCATCTCATACCTAATGGTAAAAACTACAATTGGCGAGTAGGGGCGATTCCCGAATATTTTTATGAGTACAATGACTATGTAATCTGGGGATTAACCGCTCGAATTCTACATCACTTTTTAGAATTGATCCGAACAAACGTATAA
- a CDS encoding recombinase family protein has protein sequence MERVCMYLRKSRADLEAEARGEGETLAKHKKTLLKVAQKQNINIIKIREEIVSGESLMHRPQMLELLKEVENKKYNAVLVMDMDRLGRGNMREQGLILETFQQSKTKIITPRKVYDLSDEWDEEYSEFEAFMARKELKIITRRLQGGRIRSVEDGNYIATRPPYGYIIKELDNGRTLEPHPDQAPIVKMIFEWYTHPDHTERIATAKIAAKLNQLGYKTYTGKKWSSSSVLTIIKNAVYAGRIQWKKKEQKKSVEPGKRRDTKTRPQEEWIDVEGKHEPIISLETYQKAQDILKKKYHVPYQLQNGITNPLAGLIKCGHCGSSVIKRPYTKQAAHIKCYNQFCESKSTRFEHVENRLIAGLKIWLEQYKAQWEQHAPEKESDDSIVELKRNALVGLQKELEELQQQKNRLHDFLERGIYDEETYLERSETISNRINETRLYIEEAKSDIYEEKQREQAQKDIIPKVQNVLDMYRQDPDPSKRNALLKTVLDKAVYKKEKHQRNDDFELVLYPRLSN, from the coding sequence ATGGAACGGGTCTGCATGTATCTTCGTAAATCTCGTGCCGATCTTGAAGCGGAAGCACGTGGAGAAGGTGAAACACTCGCTAAACATAAGAAAACCTTGTTAAAGGTAGCGCAAAAACAAAACATTAACATCATTAAAATACGTGAAGAAATCGTCTCTGGGGAAAGTCTCATGCACCGACCGCAGATGCTTGAATTACTGAAAGAAGTAGAAAATAAAAAATATAATGCTGTACTTGTTATGGATATGGATCGACTTGGACGCGGTAACATGCGTGAGCAAGGGTTAATACTTGAAACCTTCCAACAATCGAAAACAAAGATCATTACACCTCGAAAAGTTTATGATCTCTCGGACGAATGGGACGAGGAATACAGTGAATTTGAAGCGTTCATGGCTCGTAAAGAGTTAAAGATCATCACTCGACGTTTGCAAGGTGGGCGTATACGATCGGTTGAGGATGGAAATTATATTGCTACGCGTCCCCCTTATGGTTATATCATCAAAGAGTTAGACAACGGGCGGACGCTTGAACCGCACCCTGATCAAGCTCCCATCGTAAAAATGATCTTTGAATGGTACACCCATCCTGATCATACAGAGCGAATTGCAACGGCAAAAATCGCTGCAAAACTAAACCAGTTAGGTTATAAAACTTATACGGGGAAAAAGTGGAGTAGCAGTTCTGTTCTAACGATAATAAAAAACGCGGTTTATGCTGGTCGAATTCAGTGGAAAAAAAAAGAACAAAAGAAGTCTGTTGAGCCTGGGAAGCGTCGGGATACTAAAACACGCCCACAAGAGGAATGGATCGACGTTGAAGGGAAACATGAACCTATCATTTCACTAGAAACCTATCAAAAAGCTCAAGATATTTTAAAGAAAAAATACCATGTTCCTTACCAATTACAAAACGGCATTACAAACCCATTAGCAGGGTTAATCAAATGCGGTCATTGCGGTTCATCAGTCATCAAAAGGCCTTATACAAAACAAGCTGCACATATAAAATGCTACAACCAATTCTGCGAATCAAAAAGCACACGCTTTGAACACGTAGAAAATAGATTAATAGCCGGATTAAAAATTTGGCTTGAACAATATAAAGCCCAATGGGAGCAACATGCACCGGAAAAGGAATCTGATGATTCAATAGTTGAATTAAAAAGAAATGCATTAGTAGGATTACAAAAGGAATTAGAGGAATTGCAGCAACAAAAGAACCGGCTTCACGATTTCCTTGAACGCGGAATCTACGATGAGGAAACATATTTGGAACGATCCGAAACAATTTCAAACCGCATTAATGAAACAAGGCTGTACATTGAGGAAGCTAAATCAGATATTTACGAAGAGAAACAACGTGAGCAAGCACAAAAGGATATCATCCCGAAGGTACAAAATGTCCTAGATATGTATCGTCAAGACCCCGATCCAAGCAAAAGAAACGCACTACTAAAAACAGTGCTTGATAAAGCTGTTTACAAAAAAGAAAAACACCAACGCAATGATGATTTTGAGCTGGTGTTGTATCCTAGGCTATCTAATTGA